In one window of Bizionia sp. M204 DNA:
- a CDS encoding deoxyguanosinetriphosphate triphosphohydrolase — protein sequence MNWEQLLSLKRFGDTNKRLRKEQDETRLGFEVDYDRIIFSSEFRSLQDKTQVIPLSQTDFVHTRLTHSLEVSVVGRTLGRLAGKQLIEKYPHLQNIHGYQPNDFGAIVAAAALAHDIGNPPFGHSGEKAIGEFFKTGAGKTFQSELTDKEYQDLCDFEGNANGFKILTESRIGREGGLRLSYSTLGAFTKYPKESLPKKPTKHIADKKYGFFQADKTAFEDVASELGLITRRTDDNISYARHPLTFLIEAADDICYTIIDFEDGINLGLIQEEFALEYLIKLVRDNIQTNKYYQLSTTQDRISYLRALAINTLINEAVSVFIENEEAILNDTFQTALLDKSKYEAQITDIINISIKNVYQSKEVLEKEIMGYRVINTLLETYVSAVNNAHNGTASNYDTLILNTLSESINIQEDLIYKRLLNVCNYVASLSDSRAILIYKKIKGMAF from the coding sequence ATGAACTGGGAACAATTATTATCATTAAAGCGTTTTGGCGATACGAATAAACGCTTGCGAAAAGAGCAAGATGAAACACGTTTAGGTTTTGAAGTTGATTATGATCGTATCATATTTTCTTCAGAATTTAGAAGTTTACAAGATAAAACGCAGGTTATTCCCTTATCCCAAACAGATTTTGTTCACACACGATTAACCCATAGTTTGGAAGTCAGTGTGGTTGGAAGAACACTTGGACGACTAGCAGGCAAACAGTTAATTGAAAAATATCCACATTTACAAAATATTCATGGCTATCAACCAAACGATTTTGGTGCTATTGTAGCCGCTGCCGCTTTGGCTCATGATATTGGAAATCCACCTTTTGGACATTCAGGAGAAAAAGCCATAGGTGAATTTTTTAAAACAGGTGCAGGCAAAACATTCCAGTCGGAATTGACTGATAAAGAATATCAAGATTTATGTGATTTTGAGGGCAATGCCAATGGGTTTAAAATCCTAACGGAAAGCCGTATTGGTCGGGAAGGTGGTTTACGTTTAAGCTATTCTACGCTTGGTGCTTTTACAAAATACCCTAAAGAATCCTTGCCTAAAAAGCCAACTAAACATATTGCCGATAAGAAATATGGCTTTTTTCAAGCAGATAAAACCGCTTTTGAAGATGTGGCTAGTGAATTGGGTTTAATTACGAGGAGAACGGATGATAATATAAGCTATGCTAGGCATCCATTAACCTTTTTGATAGAGGCAGCTGATGATATTTGCTACACCATAATCGATTTTGAAGATGGTATTAATTTAGGTCTTATTCAAGAGGAGTTTGCTTTGGAATATTTAATTAAATTGGTTCGAGATAATATACAAACCAATAAATACTACCAATTATCAACTACCCAAGACCGCATTAGTTATTTACGAGCATTGGCAATAAATACATTGATAAATGAAGCCGTTTCTGTATTTATTGAAAATGAGGAAGCTATTTTAAATGATACCTTCCAAACTGCCTTATTGGATAAAAGTAAGTATGAAGCACAAATTACCGATATTATTAATATTAGTATTAAAAACGTCTATCAATCCAAGGAAGTTCTAGAAAAGGAAATAATGGGATACCGTGTTATAAATACATTATTGGAAACTTATGTGTCTGCTGTTAACAATGCTCATAATGGCACAGCTTCCAATTACGATACATTAATTTTAAACACCTTATCCGAGAGTATCAATATTCAAGAAGATTTAATTTATAAACGACTTTTAAATGTTTGTAATTATGTAGCGTCTTTATCAGATAGTCGCGCAATTCTAATTTATAAGAAAATAAAGGGAATGGCTTTTTAG